The genomic region CCCTTCATTTCAGCCGGGCAGCAGGGTCTCTCTGTGGCCTTCGACCTCCCGACGCACCGTGGCTACGACTCGGACAACCCCCGCGTCCACGGCGACGTCGGCATGGCCGGAGTCGCCATAGACACGGTTGAAGACATGAAGATGCTCTTCGATGGAATCCCGCTGGAGAAGATGTCCGTCTCGATGACCATGAACGGAGCTGTGATCCCTGTGCTGGCGATGTTCGTCGTGACTGGAGAGGAGCAGGGCGTGCCGAAAGCCAAACTAACCGGCACCATTCAGAACGATATTCTGAAGGAGTTCATGGTGCGCAACACGTATATCTTCCCTCCAGAACCTTCCATGCATGCCATTGCTGACATCTTCGCTTACACCTCCAAGGTACGCGCCACGCAGTGGTGATGGATCATCTGCGTCATTAATCTGCATCTGTTGTGCTCTcggtgtgtttttattttaaatcctcTGGATAGCTTTTGACGTTTTTCTCGTCTTACTAGCACATGCCCAAGTTCAACTCCATATCTATCAGCGGCTACCATCTTCAGGAAGCTGGAGCCGATGCCATCCTTGAGGTAGCTTACACCATCGCTAACGGCCTGGAGTACTGCCGCACCGGACTGAAAGCAGGCTTAACCATCGACGAGTTCGCCCCCAGGTGAATGTATTTGCTAGTAGCAATGTGGCGGCGGTAATAATCCCAGAGGAAGTGACTCCAGAAGTGCGGCTGGAGTGAGAGTACCAACCCTTCCTTCCGTCAggctctcctcctttctccccccccccgtaccttTTCAATTGCTCAAATATTAGAGTTGTCTCTTCTCATCACTGAAGGCACCATCCATCTTGAGCTGTCTCCATTGAATGGCTGGGGCTGACAGCCGCTCGGGGTCGACTGATTTCTCTCTTTGTTCTGTCATTTTGGGTCAGTATTCacgactgattttttttatgtgttgttttttttatgtgttggcTCTCAGGTTATCCTTCTTCTGGGGCATTGGGATGAATTTCTACATGGAAATCGCTAAACTGAGGGCAGCTAGGAGGTTGTGGGCCACGCTCATTGGAGAGAACTTCCAGCCCAAGAACCCCaagtccctcctcctccgcacACACTGCCAGACTTCAGGCTGGTCTCTCACCGAACAAGTAAATATTAGCTGCATTGTGAAAGTCCTCTAAATGTGCTTCTGAACTTTGCAGGCTGAGATCAGAATCATTGAGGAAAATAAGAATGACGGCATTGTTGGAGTCAAACCCTCCCTCTTCTCAGGATCCGTACAACAATGTGATCCGTACTGTGATCGAGGCCATGGCGGCAGTGTTCGGGGGGACCCAGTCGCTCCACACCAACTCCTTCGATGAAGCCCTCGGCTTGCCCACCGTGAAGAGCGCTCGAATTGCCCGGAACACGCAGATCATCATCCAGGAAGAGTCGGGCATCCCCAAAGTCGCTGATCCCTGGGGAGGTTCACACATGATGGAGGCTCTCACAGACGACGTCTATAACACGGCTTTGAAGGTTCGCGACTGACACGCGGTCAACGTTCCTACCGGGAGGCTGGAATTCCCCGTCTTTTTCTTTCCGCAGTTCATCAAAGAGATTGAAGAAATGGGAGGCATGGCCAGGGCCGTGGCGGAGGGCATTCCTAAACTCCGTATCGAGGAGTGTGCGGCTCGCAGACAAGCGCGCATCGACTCAGGTACTGCGTGAAAATGTCCCCAGCTCCTCGCTAAAGCCTCATATTCTTGCTCTTTCTCTGGAACTTATTCCAGCGTACCTTGTACGCTCACGAGCTCATCGTGGGACTCACGAGCTGAGTCCCACGATGAGCGGCGTCCCAGTGTGTTCTATCAACGCTCTGTTTGTTTCCCCACTTTCTGACTCGGGGAGcgttttttctttgtctcctgtTCCGTCTTAGGATCAGAGGTCATTGTCGGGGTCAACAAGTACCGCTTGGAAAAGGAGGAGACCGTGGAGGTGCTGGCGATCGATAACACCATTGTACGAGAAAAGCAGATTGAGAAACTGAGAAAGGTCGGCGTTCCTTTGCAGGATTGACTGCTTTTAAATAACACTGTTAACCTGTCAGCTTTGGGTTTTGAactactgatcactggacaaaAAGAAAGTTCTGTGTAGTGTTGCAGGAATCAGGTTTTGGATTGAGCTCAGTTCACGGgatgagcaataaaaaaaagaaaaataggtgCCATCGTGATTCGAAACTCTTGGTCAAAGTGTTATGCTTTTAGGGATCATTGCTTTTAAGGTGGAATGAATggaaactgagctgccttggTGCAGGAGCCTCTGAGTTCGGTCTAGTTTTGTAGTATTTCAGTCCCTTCTCCCAAAATGACTTTCAAATCAAAGGGCCGGCAGCGAGGACGCTCTGTGAGTCGTGTGAATGGTTTCAGATTCTTTCTGTGTTCTAGGTGAGGCAGAATCGTGACCCTGAAGCGGCGAAGAAGTGTCTGGCAGCCATCGAGGAATGTGCCCGGACCGGGGAGGGCAACCTCTTGGACCTGGCGGTGAAGGCTTCACGAGCCAGGTCTGACATCGCCCGGTCTCTAGAAGCTGTCATTTAAAATCGCTGCTGCGTTTGCATCGAGATCCCATCAtcactcttcttcttccttcagATGCTCTGTCGGCGAGATAACCGGTGCCATGAAGGCCGTGTTCGGTGAACACAAAGCCAGCACCCGGATGGTGAGTGGAGCGTACCGCAGCGAGTTCGGAGAGCACGAAGAGATCACTTTGGCCAACGATAGGTAGCGAAATGCGCCCCATGAGCATCTTGGTGTTCAGTATGAATGTGCTGATGGACATTCCCTACCTCAGAGTTTCAGAGTTTAAGAAGCATGAGGGCAGAAATCCCCGACTGCTGGTGGCAAAGATGGGGCAGGACGGTCACGACAGGGGGGCCAAAGTCATCGCCACTGGGTTTGCTGACCTCGGCTTCGACGTAGACATCGGACCGTTGTTTCAGGTGAGTGCGAAACCCCCACAGCAGAAAGATGAATGTGCGAGACGGGAGTTTGTGTCGGTAGTTTGTGATTCTACAACGAAGCTTCTGGAGGTTAAAGTCAGACTGAGCTGAAGATTCCACAATGATTACATTCAAAGGGATTAAAGgaatcttcttttcttttctttcttgccTTTATTCTTCCTCATATTCTGCCTTTACTCATCaccttttcctctttcattctcATCCTCCTTCAATGACACTGATCCATGGGTGTTGTAACCATGGTGACAGCAATTATATCTTCTCTGCTTCGATGATGAAGATGTACATGAGACATCTCCGCATGTTCCAGTGCAGAGgctacacacagacagacaagcattctcacacacacacacacacacacacacactcacccctatggacaatttaatgTAAACAatttgcacgtttttggtgggaggaagctggaagagaacccacggggagaacatgcaaactgttCATCTCAATCTGatctgtgttttctttgttttgtcatttggGATAACAGACTCCCGTCGAGGTCGCCCAGCAGGCTGTCGATGCAGACGTTCATTGCGTTGGGGTCAGCACACTCGCAGCGGGACACAAGACTCTGGTCCCAGAGCTCATCAAGGAGCTCCGGAAGCTCGACAGGCCAGATATCCTGGTCATCTGCGGAGGCGTCATCCCACCACAGGTATACAGAAACATTTAGAAAGGACAAAGCTACCATTCAGAGGACGACCACAATTCACCCGCAGTGTCATTACCGCACTGAAGGAGTTCCTTGCGGTGTTGTTCTTGTTTCCCCTCACTCTGGATTGCTTTATCTAATTGGCTACAAACATATTTTATCCCTTTCCTTTTGGGAATTGTATCAGCCAGCGTAATCATAGAGGGACGGTGCGCATCCTGAATCAATTCTTCTTCGACTGCtgagttccttctctctttGCAGGACTACGAGTTCTTGTACCAGAGCGGCGTGTGCGCCATCTTCGGCCCGGGAACCAGGATCCCACAGGCTGCAGTGGACGTTATTGACAATATTGAGAAGAGCTTGGAAAATATCCGCCAGGCTAtgtgaaaattaaataaaatcaaacccTACAATCACGTTTCTGTGTTATCCATGTTGGAGCCACAAAAATGAAACGTGTAGAATTTCTCTGTATAGAATCTGTCTGTGTTCTTTTGGACTGATTAAAATCAGTGATTAAAATCCTGTCGGTGTTTTGCTTCTATCACATTTTTGTTCTCTGATTATCAACTTTGATTCTGGTTTCTAAGCGTATACTCACAGGTTAGATTTACCATTGGTTACCATAGTGATTCTGGTTGGTAAATTATGTATGAAGTACTTTCAAAGAAAACAAGATCCCAAGggcatttttgaaatgctcctcttagacagggtgtttgactgtacttgtactgtaatacatactattgtttgactgtacttttactgctctaacattctgtctaataaatttattcatcatcatcatcaatcatctcCTCCCAGCCACCGGTGGCTCCAGACAGCGGCTACAGCCATGGGGTACATGGAAACGGAACTATATTTGAGAAGGAACATGCAGGGtaaagatatataaatatacatatagcAAACAAATGGGAATACAAGCATGGCGCAAATACTAAAAAGCTTTCAAAAGTAATTTTTAACAACCTCATGGCCTGCTTGTCGtgaatatcttttttattttccttgacCGTCGTTTGAAAGCTGTATTGGCTTTATTCCTTGTCTGCTTCAGCTTCAGGGgtaataataattttcaagTTGAATATCAAATAGTTTGGCTTTATAAAAGGTCCTTTCACTGGACAgaacttgtttttattatttaagatTAAAACATGATTAATTGAATCTTAAATGTTAACTAACTACAcggaacaaaaatataaatgtaacacTTTATCCTGAGtagaaataaaatgctttttttaaagactttttCTATGTACACAAAAGGCCTATTTCTCTCAAATTTTAAATCTGCATGAGCGCTTCTCCTCTGCCGAGgtcatccatccacctgacaggtgggTCTTATCAAGATGCTGATTAGACAGCAGGATTATTGCATTGGAGTGCCCGAGGCTGCAGGTCACAATAAAAGGACTCCCTTTATGTAAGTAAATCTTTATCAGCGGGCTTCTGTCAATGGACTACAATTTATTCTCATGAtgtatattttaattacattactGCACGTTACTATTGAGTCtgtgtcggatagactgatgagtttgaagctggagattgggGGTGTCATGTTGAAACAATAGAATGAATCTGTATCAAAGCTTTAGGAATGAGAACTTCAGCAAATTAAAGTGTCTGCAAAGAATGTGATCATGGAGGATAGACCATAATAAATAATCACAATGTAATGCTTCTACAATGTACAGGTTTTATTCATACctacactggggggggggggggggggaatcaattGGATAAGCCTGACTTTTGATGCAGGACTACTGGGCCCATGGGTGTGGTTGAGCGGCAGCGAGCGAGCAGCAAAAACACGACCAATGGGGCGGAACAGAGGAAAACGTTAGCAGTCAGATGTCAGTTTGGCAGTAAATGCATCATATAGGTTACATTGTGTGACTCGATGAATGGTGCCAATTCTCATCACCGAGAGAAGCCGTCCTTTGTTGCCTTCGCTGCTGGAAAGCTGAACCGGGTTTTCCCGTCAGCAGGAATCAACTTCAACcgtggagaaaaaaacaaacatctcctCAGAGCTCCCAGACTGTGGTCTGGTTGGGAAAACCTACGTCTGCCATGCCGACATCTCTAAACATGAaacattgcattttattttgggctCGGTGCATTCtcttcacacacattcatcctcctcctcctgtctatatttgttttctggacATGCCATTGTTCGGTTGTTGTGAGTGCAGGCCTGATTCGCTGGCCGAGGCatcatgcattgtgtgtgtgtgtgtgtgtgtgtgtgtgtgtgtttgatgagcCTATGATCAGGCATCATCCTTCTGAAGACGAGCTGTCATTACTACTTTCTATGTATGGGCACACGTATCTCTTGTTTACTGATTcctatattttttaatttgcttaGAATTTGAATTACATTTAGTAATTCTACAAGACTAAAatcacacatgcatgtgcattATAGATATTTCTAATATTTAACAACGTATATTTTAAGCTCTGCTTCATGTTGATGACTGAACCGAGTAATATAGCCTGCAGCGAGTCTTTACTTCTTGCAGCGCCTTCTTCGTATTTATTGGAAAGATCCTTGCGCCTCTTTGTGTAAAAAGGGcagtaaaaaaatgttttaaacaaacTTTCTCAGATGTATAAAAATGCTATTGGTGTGAAGTGCCTGGATacagtcatttattttaatttccaaacatttattgaccccccccccaccgcagaGTTAATCTCTTCTTTCAGCAGACATATTCAGATATCTTGTTTTGTGTTGCTCCCAGTTTAATATCTGAAAAGCTGGAACCAGATGATTCTGGGAATCATCGCTGAAATACAGTATAAtcaaatcatatatatatatatatgtcaggTCATGATGTGACCACTAGAGTGCATGATTGCTCATCTAATTTCAATTCACTGACACTATTCAACTTCACGTGGGACTCAACAGCTTGATATAACTACAGTACATATAGTATATAAAGTAATTGTGTTCATCTAgtgattaattattatttactattaattatatatagtatataataataaatctttcatttattttacaacatttctagaatgtaaaatatgttttactttgaaCATCATTTACTAGCTTTATTTAATGATaacaataacattttaattaaatatgatAACATTACTGAAGACAAATGTTTTAATTCTTATATTTGTCTGTAAAAAAACCCTTTAAAATCTCTTGTTGAACTTACCTTAACTTACTTGTGGTATCGTTCTGTGACCACTAATGCAGATGAAGTTTCAATGTCTCTCATTctagttaaaaacaacaacaacaacaacaacaaccctgaaTGCTCAGGAGAGGAATGATGGATTTAGTTTCTATCTGAGAGAGTAAAAACAGCCTTGACAGCGGTGATGTTTTAACAGGGCATGTGAATGTTGGCACCAAAGGCACTTTCCTGTATTACTTTTTCAGAGGGACACACAACTCAGCTTAATCAAGGCTGCTGCGTACAAAGGCGATATTTGTTTAATCATTCTGGCACTCACTCCGGGGTGTGTATAGACAACCTGCACTCATAGctgctacgtgtgtgtgtgtgtgcctgtgagcATGTCTttctataaatacatatatatatatatatatatatattattatatactgGGCCGTCAGTCACGTTATCAGCTGTTCTTATCATCCTGTTGCAACAATTACTATCCAATGGCACAATGACTTGCCATGATTTTTATCTTGTTGCTGTCTTTTCAAATCTGATTTTCCATTCCTCTGGTTCTTTCATGGTGCTATTTTGTGCTCCATCGCCATCCAGTCCTAATTCCTCAGTTTCAGCAGgttcatcagccaccaccgccAGTAATTGGACTCCTGGGGGAGATGAAtatttttctgctgctcagaACAGATACCCTTCAGTGTCAAAACCTTTCCGACATACTAATTATCACATTATATTATTTGAGGTTATTACAacaagtcattcattcattcattcattcattcatcttctgaatgaacccggagagaaaataaatccaaCCAAAATCTGTCAAGCACGACTAGAAAGACGCAGCCACACAAAGACTTGCAGCATGAAATATCCACTCGTTACCTGAGGTTCCGACACTGCAATGTCAGCAAGGTGTCCACTTCTGCTGTACGACACCGGCCCATGAGCAAAAGAGAAACCACGTGAGGAACCCGATCCCTGTTGACGCAGTGTTTAAATTACAGTATTCGACAAACACGGAGGCGGTGGGCCTCCTCGGGGGACTCGTACCAGCCCACAGATCCTGTGCACAGTTTAAATAACTTGTGGATGATTAGAAGGATCAAATGGCCAAAGGATAAAACCACAAAGGGGTGCTCTGCTCCATGCAAAAACATTAAGGCGCTCATTATGATTACTTATGACCTGTTGACTCCCTTAAATTGCTGTGAAATTGGCCGTACTGTAGAGGAATGCTGCGCCCAGACAGACAGTAATTGCATTTCCTGTTGGGGGTCTGTGCTCGGCTCTCTGTCGGTGTGCGCGGCTGAACACCTCTTTCGGCTGCGCTTCGTTTTGCCATAAGAGAGACGATCGACAGAGATTACCTGAGCCTGCCAGCGTTAGGCTCTCGACACAGAAACGAACCCAAGGCCCCAGGAGAGTGTTCTTCATCAGGGCTTTATCATCATCACTGAAACGGCTTTGCCGAGACCTCACAAATTGACATGACCATGTTAAGTTGAACAGGACTTTATAGGATTTTCTGATGCCATTGATTATCAGGAGAGCGGTTAAAAGTCGTATGTTagtgtatgtgcatgcatggCACATATAAAAAGCTCCCGCTGGTGGGAAACCCAACTCTTGGAAAATGGTCGACTGCATTCAGGCCTTCTAATG from Brachionichthys hirsutus isolate HB-005 unplaced genomic scaffold, CSIRO-AGI_Bhir_v1 contig_338, whole genome shotgun sequence harbors:
- the LOC137917088 gene encoding methylmalonyl-CoA mutase, mitochondrial-like; translated protein: MTIGMLAAQRACAAMAVRRHLVRASVSSGRTLRSLIHTSVPCRDEPGLHPEWANLAKKQLKGMNPEDLIWRTPEGIDIKPVYTQADSAGRADELPGVFPYTRGPYPTMYTYRPWTIRQYAGFSTVEESNKFYKDNIKAGQQGLSVAFDLPTHRGYDSDNPRVHGDVGMAGVAIDTVEDMKMLFDGIPLEKMSVSMTMNGAVIPVLAMFVVTGEEQGVPKAKLTGTIQNDILKEFMVRNTYIFPPEPSMHAIADIFAYTSKHMPKFNSISISGYHLQEAGADAILEVAYTIANGLEYCRTGLKAGLTIDEFAPRLSFFWGIGMNFYMEIAKLRAARRLWATLIGENFQPKNPKSLLLRTHCQTSGWSLTEQDPYNNVIRTVIEAMAAVFGGTQSLHTNSFDEALGLPTVKSARIARNTQIIIQEESGIPKVADPWGGSHMMEALTDDVYNTALKFIKEIEEMGGMARAVAEGIPKLRIEECAARRQARIDSGSEVIVGVNKYRLEKEETVEVLAIDNTIVREKQIEKLRKVRQNRDPEAAKKCLAAIEECARTGEGNLLDLAVKASRARCSVGEITGAMKAVFGEHKASTRMVSGAYRSEFGEHEEITLANDRVSEFKKHEGRNPRLLVAKMGQDGHDRGAKVIATGFADLGFDVDIGPLFQTPVEVAQQAVDADVHCVGVSTLAAGHKTLVPELIKELRKLDRPDILVICGGVIPPQDYEFLYQSGVCAIFGPGTRIPQAAVDVIDNIEKSLENIRQAM